tttttctctgtgttACTCGGCAAAGAACCATATTGCCTTCCTGACATTATGCTTGCTAActgacccacttgcatctccaaatttctgattgaagcctcttggttttgaaatctcacatccgtgcttttgatgaagtcatgagttgtgttagcaagtttggtgactatgtcttccaaatttgactttatCTCTTCTGATTGTTTGAATCCAGGTGGTCTCGTCACATTctgattattccatgaaaaatttggatgattgcgccatcccggattgtatgtgttggagtagggattattctgtgacctgttaaaatttccaacaaagttagaattttcatgAGATTGTTTAAAAGTATTACCTACCTGACACTCTTTGCTAACATgtccaccacaaaaatcacatgtcaaattgtgaattttcatgGCTAAAACACTGAtattatcaagctttttgttgattacttcaaattgtgcagcaattgcagcaaaagcaTCCACTTCATGAACTCCGCTAACTTTTCGCATTGGTAATCTCTCAGTAGGCCATTGATAACTATTGGACGCCATCTCTTCTAATAGATTGTAGGCTTCTTCtagtgttttattatttaaagtccccctgcagctgcatcaatcatagaacgaagatttgtactagagccattataaaaagtttgtacctgcatccatacgggtagtccgtgatgtgggcatctcctaagaaattctttgaatctttcccatgcttcatataatgattcattatccatatgcataaaattagtaatatcgttacgcatcttcgcagactttgcaggtggaaagaacttaccaagaaattttttagccacatcattccatgtagtaattgatcatgcaggaagagaagaaagccaactcttagctttgtctctaagagagaatggGAATAGTCTCAATCTAATAGCATCATctgtaactccattatatttaatggtgtcacagatttcaagaaaagcatcgatGTGAGCATTTGGATCATCGCTTGGTAGCCCACTAAATTGCACTAATTATTGAAGCATCTGAATAAGTGACGGCTTAATCTCAAAGTTatttgcttgaattgcaggtcttcTGATACTTGATGTGGTGCCTTGAACTGTTGGCACATCATAATCTCTTAAGAGTCTACGTGGATTTTCATTCTCACCGTCTGCCATCTTAGCGTAATTTCTCTGTTCTCTTAGTCGTATTTTGAATGTACGCTCGATTTCTGGATCAAGCTCAACAAGTTTCTTTTGTTGGCTACGTGTCATAAATCAATGTACActgtgaaaaataaaacaaaacgaaagctagattaaacttagaattatctggtatcaatattaattagtattaaacaaaaGGTCCCCGGCAAcggcgccaaaaacttgttcgtaaaattctaaacgcaaatgcacgtatcgaacaagtaatataatgataagaaaaagtatcgtcccacggagatcgatgattaataaactaattaaatactaaaatagattaattctagaatttttctaacagatcaaaatataattaagaataaattaaaaacgaaacttgaagactttgaagactaaatgcagtaaaatcaatcagataaatatgttagagcatccgatttcaccataatcactagatatgaatttcatattgttatgagtacaagaacgatatcaaacatgtgatagtgaaatttcctaatctatttactatcctatctctaggtatagcaaattTACTCAACTTATTAATCcattatatctctatgtgaattaaaataaacatgagtgcattaaaaactatgaatattcccggtttacaatgagtctttttgGGATCAcattatcaccgaaagctacacaaataacgcggtatatttctatccacatttaattcatggttatatattataatgaacaattgcatattatcacctctcaatctcaaacatgcacatcgatcattcaagtggtggccagtcactcaaaagcattaaacgcaataatatataacttacatgaatgaaatcaattgtaaaacataaaaatcatgaaattcacatcatcatggttaggctacatcgtagcctaacaaaaaaaattagaacatagtagaagaaaaaataaaaatataaatcaaactcagcatcttgaatcaaatgaCAAGAATTCTGTTaccacttttgttttctcttcaaaatacttgaaaaaagaataaaaaaaatgatctaactCCCCCTAGctactctctctgtctctatttataggatatatccaagatatctatctcccaatgcttgcagataacattaggaaacaaaatcaagaattttctgatttgatatctatcttccattgctgcttttatttgaattcctgatagttaccattcttttccttatcctcttcatatctcattattctgcataaataaggaaaattcaaataattagaaggaaatccaaatattttcttacagataatgcattaattactgcctaaaataggtaaaataactctatttttatagagttatcaggGATTCTTGTTGATATCCTACTAGACCAACGAGCAAGTCGTTAGGTGTCCTTGACAAAATTGATCGGGAATCTCAAAcactcatcttcctccttgaaGAAAATATTGAGATTTACTCAACATAACAATCTTTGAGttaatatgaaaataataatttcttgaacAGATAAActccataataatttataataatttattatttaattttttatgatatagaAGAAATTGTCCTTATCAACTGTTATCTAATCATTTTTTGTAAAGAAGATTAAAAACGAATCAATCAACAGGGCATGATTCGCGCTTCTCCTACAGCATCAGCTACGTCAACCATATAGTTCGCTTCTGGGGGTTTCGGTTCCGGACAGGAGTTTCGAAACCCTCCTTCTCCGTCGGCAATTTGCTCTCGCAAACGAGGAGGAGAAGCTCTCCGGGAGGGACGGAGCGGTGTGGCTATGGAGTGAAGACAAATCTTGCTTTCCGATGTTGTGCGATCTCTCTGGTAGTTTTACATCCCTCTTAGATGTTTAAGCTCTCGTCCTGAAACTGGAACTGAAACTGAAACCTAAACGAAACGGAAATAACGAGTCGAGATTAAAGCAAAAGAAGTGAGTTTTGTtcgaatgaaaaaaataaaatggaggaGAGGTTTTTGGCGGCCACTTGACATTTCAGATGGTTTTCATGAAAGCAGACGAGCGGCGGCGGTTCTAAAcgactgaatattttctctccTTCTGCGGTCTCACTTCTCCATTTTATCGGGGTCGGGATCGCGATGGCCTCGGAGAAGCACGTCGCCGTCCTCGCCTTCCCGTTCACAAGCCACCCCCTGCCTCTTGCCAACCTCCTCCATAAGTTGGCCGAAGCCGCCCCAGACGTCCACTTCTCTTTCTTGAGCACGGCCAAGTCCAACGGCGATGTCTTCCCGCCTTCGTCGAGGGCCGAGTTGCCGCCCAACGTCTGGATCTACGACGTCAATGATGGCTTGCCGGCCGGTGGTCACAGAGCGATGAAGCTGCACCCTCTAGAGCAAGTGGATGTGTTCCTCAAGCAAGCTCAGGAGAGTTTTCGAGCCGCCCTTGATGCCGCGGAGCGAGATGCGAGGAAGAAGGTGAGTTGTCTGCTGAGTgatgctttcttagtttttgCATGCGAGATCGCCGAGCAGACGCGCGTCCCTTGGGTGACGTTCTGGGTTGCGTCTCCGTGCTTCTTGTCCGCTTGCATCCACATCGACGTCCTCGGCCAGCTCCGCCATGGAACGTCCCGCGGCGGCGTGCTAGAGGCCGATGACAAGGCCCTGGAAATGGTTCCAGGGTTATCCTTGTTCCGCATGTCAGATTTCCCGGACGTGATACTACAAGACCCGAACCCGAAAATGGTGCCAAACCTGCTCCGCCAGATGGGGCACGTGCTGCCGCGCGCCACGGCCGTCGTCATGAATTCGTTCGAGCAAGCGAACCCCGCGCCCCTTGTAGCGGACTTCAAGTCCAAGCTCAAGATCCTCCTCCACGTGGGTTGCCTGACGGTGCAATTCCCTCCGCCGTGCCTGCCACCGAGCGCCGCCTCAGATCATACCGGTTGCTTGGCGTGGCTAGATGCCAGAGACCCTCGGACCGTAGCGTACATATGCTTCGGGACGATAGCAATGCCGTCGCCCGGCGAGGTGGCGGCTCTCGCCGAGGCCCTGGAATCCACCGGAACCCCGTTCCTGTGGTCGCTGAAGGAGCACATGATGGTCCACATGCCCGAGGGGTTCCTGGAGAGGACGGGGGCGCAGGGGAAGATCGTGCCATGGGCGCCGCAGAGCCGGGTGCTGAGCCACCCGGCGTACGGGGCGCACGTGACGCACTGCGGGTACAACTCAGTGTTCGAGAGCGTGGCGGGGGGCGTGCCAATGATATGCATGCCGTCCTGGGCGGACAACGCGATGAACGCGAGGATGGTGAAGGAAGGGTGGGGGATCGGAGTCGGCGTGGGAGTGGAGGGAGGAGGGGCGATCACGAAGAGCGGGATGACGAAGGCGTTGGAGGCGGTGCTGAGGGGCGAGGAAGGGaaggagatgaggaagaaggtTGGCGAGCTTAGAGCGAGATTGGCGGAGGCTGCTGGGCCTGGTGGGAGTGTTGAAGCTGATTTCAAGGTCCTTGTGGAGCTGATTTCTGCTGCTTGATGTTGTTTCATTTCTAGTTTTGCTTTGCGTACTCTGTGGAGGATATATAGTTCATGTTAGTGGGAAataatcttttccttttgattaagAGTTCGATTGTAGATATGAGCGAAATCAAAGGCCTCTCCTTGCTTAGATGTATCCGGTTTTTACATAGCCCGATCTATGTAATTGAACGTGTGGATCCTATAATCCGATTTTTAGATAGTCTAACCCCTACGCAATACTGTAGTCTAATAGTATTCCGGAAGTCGGATAATAGCATCGGTTATGCTGATTCCTCGGCAGAAAGCGCTTCCGTTTCGGGTTACTCCTCTTTCCTTTCatcaggaaaagaagaagaagaagattgaattatCGTCAGGCCAGGCCAAGGAAGGCAGGAATGAGTTTCACTGTTGTGGACCTCTTCCAGAAATCGAGACACAATTCAACGTCACCAAAGAAGGATGCTAGATGTTGTATCTCATCAAATTTTCCCATCAAAGCAAAACTGCATCCAGAATAGTTCCGGGCATGTCTATCCGTGTAAGATATACGACCAAAGAAAAACCAATTCGAGAAGCATCAAACGCTATTCgaaatatttatagaaataCCTGTGGAGAGCTAAGGACCATTCGAGATCAACTTCAAGTGGCCCTTCGAACCGCTCACTATGTAGATCATAAgcttttgaccaagtcaaaaaagaaaaaagtcgaCTTCAGCTCAATTATAAGGAAAAGCAGTGTAGAGACAGAGTGAGGCCGAGAACCCACTtcgggaaaaagaaagaaaaaggagagaggagagagagagagaggagagaaaggagaaaggaaaaacaggGGGATTTTGTGCGTTTGCACCGTGGACGACTCGTCAGGCTGACTCAACTCTGATTGATAATGCTCGATAAGTGCTCACACCCTTTGTTTGTTCAATCAGAGTGGTTTCAGATTTAGGGCTCGAAATTTGGAATTATTGGAGATTCGTGCGGTGAAGtttgatttttgagtcattAAGCAGtgtatttttatagaaatgataATTTAGGATATTATGAAACCATAACATTTTAGGGATCTCAATTTGAGCTTACGGTTTGCTCGGAAtggtatttttaattttagcaCGCGTTCTAAACGAAGTTCCAAACAATAAATTTTGAGCCGAATTTCAGTCGTTTTTGGTGAGGTCTTGGGGTGGTTGAGTTGAGGTTCTTATAGTATGTCAAAATGGCTTTCTAACTTAGAAATTCTAAGGACTATAAGTTGGCTTAAAACACAATTCTATGGAAGAAGTTATGGTGTGATGAAATTTAACGAGCGAGCCACAGCTAGCGAACAACAATAGGTTTCTACTAGAGGTGAGCTTTTCATTGGCACATAGGTGTTGTTTTATGACAAATAGGCATAGTATATTCGAGTCGTTCATTAGAATATCGTTTTACTTGAtcctttgatattgttttttggttgtttgTTAAGAATTGGAGTGTGTCAACTTGGGTAACCATCATAGTTGGTTTTTGGCTTTTCTAGGTGAGTAatattatttcttctttgtgttgtaaaatcatgttttgaaaaatattatatattaagtaTGCTATGAGTTAAAAATAGCATCTTTTGTTGCATAAATTAAGATTGTGCCTTTactattgttttgttgtttaaaagGGAAAGTCATCTTTTGACTCTAGCTTGAATGATTGCTCATAAATAGTTTGTGAAACCTTTTATGAAAGAACCTTGAAAAGTT
This genomic stretch from Eucalyptus grandis isolate ANBG69807.140 chromosome 3, ASM1654582v1, whole genome shotgun sequence harbors:
- the LOC104439010 gene encoding anthocyanidin 3-O-galactosyltransferase F3GT1; the encoded protein is MASEKHVAVLAFPFTSHPLPLANLLHKLAEAAPDVHFSFLSTAKSNGDVFPPSSRAELPPNVWIYDVNDGLPAGGHRAMKLHPLEQVDVFLKQAQESFRAALDAAERDARKKVSCLLSDAFLVFACEIAEQTRVPWVTFWVASPCFLSACIHIDVLGQLRHGTSRGGVLEADDKALEMVPGLSLFRMSDFPDVILQDPNPKMRTSSPSSRSSSTWVA
- the LOC120291619 gene encoding myricetin 3-O-rhamnosyltransferase UGT77B2-like yields the protein MPSPGEVAALAEALESTGTPFLWSLKEHMMVHMPEGFLERTGAQGKIVPWAPQSRVLSHPAYGAHVTHCGYNSVFESVAGGVPMICMPSWADNAMNARMVKEGWGIGVGVGVEGGGAITKSGMTKALEAVLRGEEGKEMRKKVGELRARLAEAAGPGGSVEADFKVLVELISAA